A window of Pelagicoccus enzymogenes contains these coding sequences:
- a CDS encoding CheR family methyltransferase, producing the protein MSETTRISGYVVLSCGYQNTESLERFFAEADPKSGVCYFVCADLPLRHSIRIYELLKSVSMLPVYAVDSTLKLEPNAIYLCPGFTKVALVGEQLTVEANRSNLRNRGTLALMLTAFSQKADRAALVSIADTPLLESASLNQFRRCGGLVLEEEREELAGQDSAWVDRVLSVVSMQEALREHFGMAQSSVSEEEKREQAQLRSLFELMAEEVKVDFSLYKSEVFKRRVFNRVRRRNLEGLADYLELARSDLEEPKALYQEFIVGSQRFFKDAEVIEAFVEKVIPRLFERHADGSEIRIWVAGSASGEEAYSLAMLMEEHAAEQGIESPNFKIFATDVHTTSLKDSVKGFYPDAALKDLSSERIDRFFIRTKRGFSVTPKLRRRVVFARHDILRDPPFSRLDLVCCRNLVSYLKPAAQKKAIGMMLFSLQLQGLLCLGLTETPNSYHGQLEAFDNQARIFLKKSDTFLSPTLLSPTSATRFNVDSLSLAPTSNLSEPSQISGLNAIMERFMPPSIVIDDLGEILHTFGDCEAYLRPMTGRVSLYYEDRVLPELKLSLHQLRSRALHSQSKVACRCTIVRPSGEAEQLSLSVEPLRGIRQFEDCVLAIFGDEQVFREAESVIEPIDESFLKGKEGPDSETELRDELRLMKLRLSETVRQLETSNHDLQLANEELLTSNEELQTTNEELHSVNQELFSVNSEYESKNRDLVSLNEDINNFLSSTEIGTVFVDANLRIRKFTPAAHAILNLLPTDIGRPIDHISHNLIGYKSLVSDTRRVIEEGKGMETEARMEAGVLLLVRILPFRTGKDEVTGAVIALIDITDLKQAETQVAESRRRLQMALEAADFGVWTFDVTKGSFECDSRVERFFGFAGGSKQDRDAFLKKVDFTVERFLSREPGSKDGSDAAIQDSWSFVASDGEFRYLSTRAVVYRGVNGEVRQISGILWDETKTKWSEQQVLQKKNDLETLLYVVSHDLREPLRAIQSFSALLGERYRDQLEGSGQDFLDRIERAAVRMTALLDDVLSLSRINKMDTDSEMVSGSELVQSVLRSLEDSIQKTGAKVVVSSDLPNIKANYTYAKQALSNLVSNALKFVNPGEAPDIEITPFVSDADRFVGIEVRDRGPGVPEESLDRIFMLFQRAVGRDVEGTGAGLAIVKQIALKHGGDAWYEPRSGGGSKFTITFSR; encoded by the coding sequence ATGTCCGAAACGACTCGAATTTCCGGTTACGTTGTTCTCTCTTGCGGCTACCAAAACACGGAGTCCTTGGAACGCTTTTTTGCCGAGGCGGACCCCAAATCCGGCGTTTGCTACTTCGTTTGCGCGGACCTGCCCTTGCGGCATTCCATCCGCATCTACGAGTTGCTCAAAAGCGTGAGCATGCTGCCGGTTTACGCCGTCGATTCGACGCTCAAGCTCGAGCCGAACGCCATCTATCTGTGTCCCGGCTTCACCAAGGTCGCGCTGGTTGGCGAGCAGCTCACGGTGGAGGCGAACCGGAGCAACCTGCGCAATCGCGGAACCCTAGCCCTGATGTTGACGGCCTTTTCGCAGAAGGCTGATCGGGCGGCCTTGGTGTCGATCGCGGATACGCCGTTGTTGGAGTCGGCGAGCCTGAATCAGTTTCGTCGTTGCGGCGGCTTGGTTTTGGAGGAGGAGCGAGAGGAGCTAGCGGGTCAGGATTCGGCTTGGGTGGACCGTGTCCTCTCGGTCGTCTCCATGCAAGAAGCCTTGCGGGAGCACTTCGGCATGGCCCAGAGTTCCGTATCCGAGGAGGAAAAGCGGGAACAGGCCCAGCTGCGCAGCCTCTTCGAGCTGATGGCGGAGGAGGTCAAGGTGGACTTCTCACTCTACAAGAGCGAAGTCTTCAAGCGTCGCGTCTTCAACCGCGTGCGTCGCAGGAACCTAGAGGGGCTTGCTGACTATCTGGAGCTGGCTCGTTCCGACTTGGAGGAGCCGAAGGCCCTCTACCAGGAGTTCATCGTTGGCAGCCAGCGATTCTTCAAGGACGCGGAGGTGATTGAGGCTTTCGTTGAGAAGGTGATTCCCAGGCTGTTCGAGCGGCATGCGGACGGCTCCGAGATTCGCATTTGGGTGGCGGGGTCGGCTTCCGGCGAGGAAGCCTATTCGCTGGCGATGCTGATGGAGGAACACGCTGCGGAGCAGGGGATCGAGTCGCCAAACTTCAAGATATTCGCAACCGACGTGCATACGACCTCGCTGAAAGACAGCGTGAAGGGCTTCTATCCGGACGCTGCCCTGAAAGACCTTTCCAGCGAGCGAATCGACCGTTTTTTCATCCGGACCAAGCGAGGATTTAGTGTGACTCCCAAGTTGAGGCGGCGAGTCGTATTCGCGCGGCACGACATTTTGCGCGATCCGCCCTTCAGCCGTCTCGACTTGGTCTGCTGCCGGAACCTTGTGTCCTATCTGAAGCCGGCAGCCCAAAAGAAGGCCATCGGGATGATGCTCTTTTCCCTGCAGCTGCAAGGCTTGTTATGCCTTGGGTTGACCGAGACCCCGAACAGCTACCACGGTCAGCTGGAGGCATTCGACAACCAAGCCCGGATCTTCCTGAAAAAAAGCGACACCTTTTTGTCGCCGACCCTTCTCTCGCCGACCTCTGCTACTCGCTTCAATGTGGATTCGCTTTCCCTCGCTCCGACGAGCAACCTGTCGGAGCCGTCGCAAATCAGTGGGCTCAACGCTATCATGGAGCGTTTCATGCCCCCCAGCATCGTGATCGACGACTTGGGCGAGATTTTGCACACTTTCGGAGATTGCGAGGCCTACCTGCGACCGATGACCGGACGCGTCAGCTTGTATTACGAGGATCGGGTGCTTCCAGAGCTTAAGCTCTCCCTGCATCAGCTGCGCTCTCGAGCCTTGCATTCGCAGTCCAAGGTGGCCTGCCGCTGCACCATCGTTCGACCTTCAGGGGAAGCGGAGCAGCTAAGCCTCTCGGTGGAGCCATTGCGGGGCATTCGTCAGTTCGAAGATTGCGTCTTGGCGATTTTCGGAGACGAGCAGGTGTTCCGCGAGGCAGAATCGGTGATTGAGCCGATCGACGAAAGCTTTCTGAAGGGGAAGGAAGGTCCTGATTCGGAAACGGAGTTGCGGGACGAGCTGCGTCTGATGAAGTTGCGTTTGAGCGAAACGGTGAGGCAACTCGAGACCAGCAACCACGACTTGCAATTGGCCAACGAGGAGCTGCTCACTTCCAACGAAGAGCTGCAGACGACCAACGAGGAGCTGCACTCGGTGAACCAGGAACTCTTCTCGGTCAACTCCGAGTATGAGAGCAAGAACCGCGACTTGGTTTCCTTGAACGAGGATATCAACAACTTTCTCAGCAGCACCGAGATTGGCACGGTCTTCGTCGACGCGAACCTGCGTATCCGAAAATTCACTCCAGCGGCTCACGCCATCTTGAATCTGTTGCCCACCGATATCGGTCGCCCGATCGACCACATTTCGCACAACCTCATCGGCTATAAAAGCTTGGTCAGCGACACTAGGCGGGTGATCGAAGAAGGAAAGGGAATGGAAACGGAGGCCCGCATGGAAGCGGGGGTATTGCTGCTGGTGCGTATCCTTCCTTTCAGGACAGGCAAGGATGAGGTGACGGGCGCTGTGATCGCCCTGATTGACATCACCGACTTGAAGCAGGCGGAAACTCAAGTCGCCGAGAGCCGTCGCCGCTTGCAGATGGCCCTCGAGGCCGCGGACTTCGGGGTTTGGACCTTCGACGTGACGAAGGGCAGCTTCGAGTGCGATTCCCGGGTGGAGCGTTTCTTTGGCTTCGCGGGTGGCAGCAAGCAGGACCGAGACGCATTTCTCAAGAAGGTGGATTTCACGGTGGAGCGATTTCTATCCCGCGAGCCAGGCTCCAAGGATGGCAGCGATGCCGCCATTCAGGACTCCTGGAGCTTCGTCGCTTCCGATGGAGAGTTTCGCTACCTGTCCACCCGCGCGGTGGTCTATCGCGGCGTGAATGGGGAGGTGAGGCAGATCAGCGGCATCCTCTGGGATGAGACCAAGACCAAGTGGAGCGAGCAGCAAGTGCTGCAGAAGAAGAACGACCTGGAAACTTTGTTGTACGTCGTTTCCCATGACCTGCGCGAGCCATTGCGAGCCATCCAAAGCTTCTCGGCCTTGCTCGGGGAACGTTATCGGGACCAGCTTGAAGGTTCGGGACAGGACTTTTTGGATCGCATCGAAAGGGCTGCGGTTCGCATGACCGCTTTGCTTGACGATGTGCTGAGCCTGTCTCGTATAAACAAGATGGATACGGATTCTGAAATGGTTTCCGGGTCGGAACTGGTTCAGTCCGTACTCAGAAGCTTGGAGGACTCCATCCAGAAGACGGGGGCCAAGGTCGTGGTTTCAAGCGATCTGCCTAACATCAAGGCCAACTACACCTACGCCAAGCAGGCGCTTTCCAATTTGGTGAGCAACGCGCTCAAGTTCGTTAATCCCGGCGAGGCTCCAGATATCGAAATCACGCCTTTCGTGAGCGATGCGGACCGCTTTGTCGGAATCGAGGTACGGGATCGGGGGCCGGGCGTTCCGGAAGAAAGTCTCGATCGTATTTTCATGCTTTTCCAGCGAGCGGTGGGGCGAGACGTTGAGGGAACGGGAGCGGGGCTTGCCATCGTCAAGCAGATTGCTCTCAAGCATGGCGGAGACGCTTGGTACGAGCCGCGCAGCGGCGGGGGTTCCAAGTTTACGATAACCTTTTCGCGATAG